In Corynebacterium aquatimens, one genomic interval encodes:
- the yidD gene encoding membrane protein insertion efficiency factor YidD: MYNSDGEQLPAPRGVASRSLVRLVRLYQKHLSPLKMYSTCRFTPTCSAYAVEAVARHGAAKGSLMAIVRLSKCGPWHPGGYDPVVVAGDK; the protein is encoded by the coding sequence CTGTACAACTCCGACGGGGAGCAGTTACCGGCGCCGCGCGGGGTGGCGTCGAGAAGCCTCGTGCGCCTCGTGCGCCTTTACCAAAAACACCTTTCCCCCCTTAAGATGTATTCGACGTGCCGCTTCACGCCAACGTGCAGTGCCTACGCGGTGGAAGCCGTCGCTCGGCATGGGGCGGCCAAAGGTAGCCTGATGGCCATAGTGCGGCTGTCCAAATGCGGGCCGTGGCACCCGGGTGGATACGACCCGGTG
- the rnpA gene encoding ribonuclease P protein component, whose amino-acid sequence MLPQPNKLSSSADFRTVMKKGSSAGSRTVVVHYYEDRAVDPPVISGGPRCGLVVSKQVGNAVTRHAVSRKLRHVFASLTDVPVEARVVIRALPASATATSQELSADVAASMARARAKAARQ is encoded by the coding sequence GTGCTGCCACAACCCAACAAACTTTCATCCTCTGCGGACTTCCGCACGGTGATGAAGAAAGGGTCGAGCGCAGGTTCCCGGACAGTGGTGGTGCACTACTACGAAGACCGCGCCGTAGATCCCCCCGTTATCAGCGGAGGGCCTCGGTGCGGTCTTGTTGTTTCTAAGCAGGTTGGCAACGCCGTTACCCGCCACGCCGTTTCACGCAAGTTGCGCCATGTTTTTGCCAGTCTGACTGACGTGCCGGTGGAAGCGCGCGTTGTTATTCGGGCCCTGCCAGCGTCAGCGACGGCAACGTCACAGGAGCTATCGGCTGACGTGGCTGCATCTATGGCGCGTGCGCGAGCGAAAGCTGCACGCCAGTGA
- the rpmH gene encoding 50S ribosomal protein L34, whose translation MSKRTFQPNNRRRARKHGFRTRMRTRSGRAIVSARRNKGRAKLTA comes from the coding sequence GTGTCCAAGCGGACTTTCCAGCCAAATAACCGTCGTCGTGCCCGTAAGCACGGCTTCCGCACCCGTATGCGTACCCGTTCCGGCCGCGCCATCGTGTCCGCACGCCGCAACAAGGGTCGCGCAAAGCTCACCGCGTAA